Genomic segment of Pseudomonas sp. CCI4.2:
AACAATTGGCAGCTCAGCGTGCTCATCACCGCCGCCAAAATGGCCGATAACAGCACACCGGCGATCCAGGGGTTGAACAGCAACTTAGCCAGTTCGATGAACACCCGCTCAGGGTTTTCCGTTACTGGCGCGGCAAACTCGGGGTGCGCTGAGAAGTAGGCAATCCCAAAGAAGCCCACCGCAACTGTGCCGCCAAGACACAAGATCATCCAGGTCATGGAAATGCGACGCGCCTTGGCAATCGACTTGACCGAATCCGCTGCCATGAAGCGCGCCAGAATATGCGGCTGGCCAAAATAGCCCAAGCCCCAGCCCATCAGCGAGATGATGCCGATCAACGAGGTGTTCTTGAGCATGTCGAAATGGGTGGGGTCTTTCGCTTCGATGGCCAGCAACGTGGCGTCGATGCCGCCCGTTGCCAGTAACACGATGATGGGCGTGAGGATCAGCGCGAAGATCATCAGGGTGGCCTGCACCGTGTCGGTCCAGCTTACTGCAAGGAAACCGCCCACAAAGGTGTAGGCGATTGTTGCAGCTGCCCCGGCCCACAGCGCAGTTTCATAAGACAGGCCAAACGTGCTTTCGAACAAACGGGCACCGGCAACAATGCCCGACGCACAGTAAATAGTGAAGAACACCAGAATCACCACAGCCGAAACGATCCGCAGCACGCCGCTTTTGTCGTCGAATCGGCTGGTGAAATAATCCGGCAAGGTCAACGCGTCGCCGTTGTGTTCGGTCTGCACGCGAAGGCGCCCGGCAACAAACAGCCAGTTCAGATAAGCACCGGCGACCAAGCCGATAGCGATCCAGCTTTCGGAAAGACCCGACATATAGATGGCGCCCGGGAGGCCCATCAATAGCCAGCCGCTCATGTCCGACGCACCGGCCGATAAGGCAGTAACGACGGAGCCGAGGCTGCGGCCGCCTAGAATATAGTCAGAAAGGTTATTGGTGGAGCGATAGGCCATCAGGCCAATTAATACCATTGCTGCGATGTAGATCACGAAGGTGATCAAAGTAGGATTGCTGACAGTCATAAAATTGCGCCCTGGCGTTATTATTTGCACGGCCATCAATCTGTGCGCAACGATCAAACCGCTCCACAGGATGAATAACTAACCGCACGCTAGACTGAAGTTTCCCCAGGAAAACGTCAGCTGATAGACCGAGAATGAACACGCATCACCTCGGGGGCGGGAATCCTAGTCAACAATACAAATGAGGTGCAACCCCTTTTTCTTATCAAGTTGCACCCATGGTGCCTTTTTAGTGTCTGCATGTTTTTTGCTTCTTTTCGGAGCAAAGCCTACTGTTTGCCGGCTACAAAGCACCATCGCTGCGCGCCTGACAGCTGGCTAAGTGCCGCAATATCGAGCTTATAATTATTTCCGTGAAAACGGGTTGCACTAGGTTGCACCCGCAGTACTTCGAGATTAACCTGAGCGTCGGCTAAGCCACACCGTGGTGGCGATTACGAGGATGAGAAATGGCGACAACCACCCTGGGCGTCAAGCTCGACGACGCGACCCGCGAGCGCTTGAAAGCCGCCGCGCAGTCTATCGACCGAACCCCCCACTGGCTGATCAAGCAGGCCATTTTCAATTACCTTGAAAAACTTGAGGGCGGTGCGACCCTCATGGAACTGAACGGTTTGACCGGAAAGGAGCCCGACGAACTGGTCGATCTGCACGCCGATGTCACCCATCAGTGTTTCCTCGAATTCGCCGAAAGCATTCTTCCGCAATCGGTTCTGCGCGCCGCGATCACGTCTGCTTATCGCCGCCCCGAACCTGAAGTAGTGCCGATGCTGTTGGAGCAGGCGCGTCTGCCTGCGGCCATGGCTGAAGCCACCCAGAAGCTTGCCGCGAGCATCGCCGAGAAGCTACGCAATCAAAAAAGCGCCACCGGCCGTGCGGGCATCGTGCAAGGTTTGCTGCAAGAGTTCTCACTGTCGTCCCAAGAAGGCGTCGCCCTGATGTGCCTGGCCGAGGCACTGCTACGCATCCCGGACAAAGGCACTCGCGACGCACTTATTCGCGACAAGATCAGCACCGGCAATTGGCACCCGCATTTGGGAAATAGCCCGTCACTGTTCGTCAACGCCGCTACGTGGGGCCTGCTGCTGACCGGAAAACTGGTCGCCACCCACAACGAAGCCGGATTGACCTCGTCCCTGAGCCGCATCATCGGCAAAAGTGGCGAACCCATGATCCGCAAGGGCGTGGACATGGCCATGCGCTTGATGGGCGAGCAGTTCGTCACCGGCGAAACCATCGCCGAAGCCTTGGCCAACGCCAGTCGCTTCGAAGCCAAGGGCTTCCGCTATTCCTACGACATGCTCGGTGAAGCGGCGCTGACCGAACGCGACGCGCAGAAGTACCTGGCTTCCTACGAGCAGGCCATCCACTCCATTGGCAAAGCGTCCCATGGTCGTGGCATTTATGAAGGCCCAGGCATCTCGATCAAGCTTTCCGCCTTGCATCCGCGCTATAGCCGCGCGCAGTACGAACGCGTGATGGACGAGTTGTACCCGCGACTGTTATCGCTAACCCTGCTGGCCAAGCACTATGACATCGGCCTGAACATCGACGCCGAAGAAGCCGACCGCCTTGAGCTGTCGCTGGATCTCTTGGAGCGTTTGTGTTTCGAACCACAGTTGACCGGCTGGAACGGCATCGGCTTTGTGATTCAGGCGTACCAGAAGCGTTGCCCGTATGTCATCGATTACGTGATTGACTTGGCGCGCCGCAGCCGTCATCGCTTGATGATTCGCCTGGTCAAGGGCGCGTATTGGGACAGCGAAATCAAACGCGCCCAGGTTGATGGCCTGGAAGGCTACCCGGTGTACACCCGCAAGGTTTACACCGACGTTTCCTACATTGCGTGTGCGAGGAAGCTGCTGTCAGTACCCGAGGTTATTTATCCGCAGTTTGCCACCCACAACGCCCACACTCTGGCCGCGATTTATCACATCGCGGGCCAAAACTACTACCCTGGCCAGTACGAGTTCCAATGCCTGCATGGCATGGGCGAACCGCTGTACGAGCAGGTAGTGGGCACCGTTGCCGACGGCAAGTTGAATCGACCGTGCCGGGTCTACGCGCCGGTGGGTACGCACGAAACACTGCTGGCTTATCTTGTACGCCGCCTGCTTGAGAACGGCGCCAACACTTCATTCGTCAACCGCATCGCCGACCAATCTATTTCCATACAGGAACTGGTGGCCGATCCAGTGAACAGCATCGAGCAGATGGCGACGCAGGAAGGCGGGTTCGGCTTGCCACACCCGCGCATCCCTCTGCCTCGCGATCTGTATGGCCCGGACCGCGCCAACTCCAGCGGCATCGACCTGGCCAACGAACACCGGCTGGCATCGCTGTCTTCTGCATTGCTGGCCACCGCCCATAACGATTGGAAAGCCGGCCCAATGCTGGGCAGCCCTGCGAGTATCGGTACCTTTGCTCCGGTACTTAATCCATCTGACCTGCGTGACGTCGTTGGCCACGTTCAGGAAGCTGATCTGGAAGACGTCGACAACGCGATTCAGTGCGCCTTGAACGCCGCGCCTATCTGGCAAGCGACCCCGCCTGCCGAACGCGCCGCGATCCTCGAACGTGCCGCTGATTTAATGGAAGGTGAAATTCAACCGCTGATGGGTCTGCTGGCCCGCGAGGCGGGGAAGACCTTCGCCAACGCGATTGCCGAGGTCCGGGAAGCCGTAGATTTCCTTCGGTATTACGCCGTCCAGGCACGTAACGACTTCACCAACGACGCCCACCGCCCGCTGGGTCCAGTGGTTTGCATCAGCCCATGGAACTTCCCGCTGGCTATTTTCAGTGGTCAAGTCGCCGCCGCGTTGGCCGCCGGGAATCCGGTGCTGGCCAAGCCTGCCGAGCAAACGCCGCTGATTGCTGCGCAAGCTGTTCGTTTACTGCTGGAAGCGGGTATTCCAGAAGGCGTCGTGCAATTGCTTCCAGGTCGCGGCGAGACAGTCGGTGCGCGACTGGTGGGTGATGACCGAATCAAAGGCGTGATGTTCACCGGCTCCACCGAGGTCGCCCGCCTACTGCAACGCAATATTGCCGGGCGACTGGATGCACAAGGCAGACCTATCCCGCTGATCGCCGAGACTGGCGGACAAAACGCGATGATCGTTGATTCCTCGGCGCTGACCGAACAAGTGGTTACCGACGTCGTGTCTTCGGCGTTCGACAGCGCAGGCCAACGCTGCTCGGCGTTGCGCGTCCTGTGCTTGCAAGAAGACTCCGCCGATCGCGTGATCGAAATGCTCAAGGGCGCCATGGCCGAATGCCGTCTGGGCAATCCAGAGCGCTTGTCCGTAGACATTGGCCCGGTGATCGACGCAGAAGCCAAGGACGGTATCGAGAAACACATCCAGGCCATGCGCGACAAAGGCCGCAGCGTTTATCAGGTAGCCATTGCCGACAGCGATGAAATCAAACGCGGCACCTACGTCACGCCCACCTTGATTGAACTGGAAAGCTTCGACGAACTGCAGCGCGAGATTTTCGGTCCGGTGCTGCACGTCGTTCGCTACAAGCGCAAAGAGCTGGACCTACTGATTGGTCAGATCAACGCGTCCGGTTATGGGTTGACCTTGGGCGTTCACACGCGCATCGACGAAACCATCGCCAAAGTCATCGATAACGTCAACGCGGGCAATGTTTACGTGAACCGTAACATTGTTGGCGCCGTGGTCGGTGTTCAGCCCTTCGGCGGTGAAGGCCTGTCTGGCACCGGGCCGAAAGCCGGTGGCCCGCTGTACTTGTACCGTCTGCTGTCGACGCGTCCGGTGGATGCCATTGAACAATCGTTCGCCCGTGGCGATGCGCTGACTGCGCCCAACACCCAAATGCGAGATGCCATGAGCAAACCGCTCAAGGCGTTGAAAACCTGGGCCGACAGCCAGCGGCAAGAATCGCTCGGCATACTTTGCAATAAGTTCGCAGAGCAATCACAAAGCGGCATCACTCGGGTATTGACGGGGCCGACAGGTGAACGCAACAGCTACAGTCTTCTGCCACGCGAGCATGTGCTGTGCCTGGCCGAAAACGAAGCTGACCTGCTCACTCAATTGGCAGCCGTTTTGGCCGTGGGTAGTACTGCGGTCTGGCCCGACTCGGACCTGAGCAAAACCTTGCGCACGCGCCTGCCCAAGGAAGTGCAAGGGCGCATACAACCGGTGGCGGACTGGAATAAAGACGAGGTGGTCATTGATGCGGTTCTGCATCATGGCGACTCGGATCAACTCCAGGCCGTCTGCCAGCACATCGCCAAACGCGAAGGCGCCATCGTCGGGGTTCACGGGCTGTCCCACGGGGAAACCAATATAGCCCTTGAACGCCTGGTAATTGAGCGGGCGCTGAGTGTGAACACCGCCGCCGCGGGAGGCAATGCAAGCTTAATGACCATTGGCTGATCGCTGATACGCAGAAAAGGGGAGCTTCGGCTCCCCTTTTTTTGTGTTGAGTACCCACGCTTTCCACAGTCGCCAGCTTTATTTATGCATAAGTTGTACGAATGATTATTTATGTATAGGTTTTTTTGTTTAACTACGTACAAATTAGTATACGATCGTATCAAAGTGCTACCAGCGACACAGCGCTTTCCAGTCCATGTGGCCCTGTCGTAACGAGACTCGATGTCGAGAACCGTGTGCGGTCCTGAACTTTGACCCAGCCCCCCCGCACAAGAGGTCTATCGTGACGCACTCATACCTTGATGATCAAAGCCTCGAGCGCCTGGACAGATTGGTGCGCAGTGCCGCGCACTCGGCGAGCTGTAGTTCGGCCGTACTCTATGCGGGCTGCGCAAAAAGATGGGAATCGATCGTGAGCTTTGAGGCCGCCAGCCCTCTCGCTTTGGAAGAAGCCCATCAATCCTGGCTACAAAACGCATTTCGGCAAACTGACCTTCTGGTACTGGACGATGCGTCCAAGGTGACAGCAGACGGGCTGCATGATTTTGAAGTGCTCGCTGGAAAACCCATCAAACTGATGATTTGGGTGCCGATTAAAGGGCCCGACGGAAAACTGCTTGGCGCCTTATTGGTGGCGCATCATCTGACCCAGGCTGGGTTAAGTTCGGCGCAAAAATATGTACTGCAGACCCACGCGGTTCAACTCGCTCACGAACTCTACCCCACTAACGGCGACGGGACGCTTGAACGAACAAGTGGCCACCTCATGGAGCGACTGCGACTGTTGGAGTCCGTGGTGGTTCATGCCAAGGATGCGATTCTGATCACTGAAGCGGAACCTTTAGACACGCCGGGGCCGCGCATTGTCTATTGCAACGCCGCTTTTACCGCCACCACGGGTTACAGCGAAGCAGAAGTGCTCGGACTAACGCCTCGGATACTTCACTGCGATAACACAAATCGCGAGACGCTGGACCAGATAAGAACAGCGCTTGAAGGCTGGCAACCCGTCGAAGTCGAGCTGCTGAACAAACGGCGCGACGGCAGTGAGTTCTGGGTTCAACTGAGCATCGTTCCGGTGGCCAACGAGCGCGGCTGGTTCACCCACTGGATCTCGGTGCAACGCGACATCAGCGAACGAAAGGAGGCCGAGAAACTCGCTTATCAAGCGCATGTGATATTGGCCGAAAAAAATGCGCTGGAGATCCGGCTGGTTGAGCGCCAACAGATCGAAAAAGAATTGTCCTACGCTGCGTCACATGATGCCCTGACACAGCTGAACAATCGGGCCTTCATCATGGCGCGGCTCAGTCAGGTCTTTGAGCAGCGGTACCTTAATGGACAGCCTCACGCCACTGTCTTGTTCATGGATCTGGATCGCTTCAAGTTGGTCAATGACAGCCTTGGCCATCGGACCGGAGACCTTCTGCTCTCGGCCGTGGCTCGCCGGCTTGAGCAGTGCTTGAGGCCATCCGAAATCCTCTCGAGATTTGGCGGCGATGAGTTCGTTTTGCTAGTCGAGGGCGAATTAGCCGCCGCAGATGCTGCCGCACTGGCGATGCGCATCATCGACCAATTACAAGCGCCTCTCCACGTCAGCGGACAGGATATCTTTACCGCGTGCAGCATCGGCATCGTTAGCATCAATAAAAGTCACGAAACACCTGAAGAGCTACTGCGCGACGCCGACGTCGCCATGTACACCGCGAAGTCCAAAGGCGGTGGCCAGTACGCGCTTTTTGACCATTCAATGCGTGAAAAAGCAATAGAAACCCTGTCGCTACAGAGCGCGCTCAAACAAGCCATCGCCCGCAACGAATTTGTGCTGCATTACCAACCGATCTATGACCTGCAAACAGGCAACCTGAAAGCGGTCGAAGCGCTGATTCGCTGGAATAACCCCCAGCGCGGCCTGGTTAGACCTGACCTGTTCATCCCCTTCGCCGAAGAAATCGGCGCCATTCAGCAGATCGGTTATTGGGTCATGAGCGAAGCATGCAGGCAGCTTCAAGAATGGAGAAACAAATACCCGGAAATGGATTTACAGCTGAACGTGAATGTCTCCGGAAGAGAGCTCAAGTATTCCGGGTTCGTCGCACAACTGGAGCACGTTCTGACCAGCACCCACTTTCCAGCCGACCGCCTACAAATAGAAGTCACCGAGAACATTTTCCTGCATGAACCCGAAGCCATCGGTCTGATACTCGAGAAAGTGCGTGAAATGGGCGTTCGCGTTGCGCTGGATGACTTTGGCACCGGGTACAGCTCATTGGCGTACATCGACCGTTACCCTATCGATGCAATAAAAATCGACCGTTCGTTTGTCTCACGGATGATGACCCACAACCGGACCTTGGCCATTGTGCAAAGCATCTTGTGGCTGGGTCGAAAACTCGGATTCGACATCACGGCTGAGGGCATCGAAACCACCGAGCAATTGGAACGCCTGAAAGAACTGCGCTGCCCTTCGGCTCAAGGTTATCTGCTCGCGTACCCGATGCCGCCGGACCAACTGGCTGAGTTGTTGGCTGCGCAGCGTTGAGGGTTTAGCGCGGCGTTCTGCGGCACCTCTACACCGCGCTGTCGCGCTGCAAACTGAGTGGCACTTTGTGTGGATTGAGGTTGCAGCGTGTCAGGACGGAAGCCTTCCCGAATGAATTCGGTCCCACGGGTTTCTGGCGCTGCACAAACTGTAGGAGCTGCCGAAGGCTGCGATCAGTCCGAAGGACCTTCGCCAACAAGTTGGCTCAGATGGCTGAGGCAGTGCTCTGTCACGTTTTACCCCTCCATCACCCACATCAATCTTGCTATTCAGCCTCTCGCGTCTGGGCCTAGACTTCGGCCATTCCAAAAAAAGGTAGGCCGCCATGTCCGAGATGCTTCTGAGTTCACGCAACCTGGCCTTCGAGCTGTATGAAGTGTTGGACGCCGAAGCCTTGACCCAGCGCGAGCGTTTTGCCGAGCACAATCGCGAAACCTTTGACGCTGCCATCGGAACTGCACGGACCATCGCCGAAAAGTTTTTCGCGCCGCATAACCGTAAGGGTGACGAGAACGAGCCGCGTTATGAAAATGGCGAAGCGGTGTTGATTCCAGAAGTAAAACCGGCGGTGGATGCGTTTCTTGAGGCGGGTTTTCTGAACGCCGCGCGCAGTTTTGAAGCGGGCGGGATGCAGCTGCCGACGTTGTTGTCACAAGCCTGTTTCGCACACTTCCAGTCGGCTAACGCGGCGTCGACGTCATACCCGTTTTTGACCATGGGCGCGGCGAATCTAATTGAAAGCTTCGGCAACGATGAGCAGAAGCAGCGCTTTCTGCAGCCGATGATCGACGGCCGTTTTTTCGGCACCATGGCGCTGACAGAACCTCACGCGGGCTCGTCACTGTCGGATATTCGCACCAAAGCAGAACCTGCCGCTGACGGCACTTATCGACTGCGCGGCAACAAGATTTTCATCTCGGGTGGCGACCATCCGCTGTCTGAAAACATCGTGCACATGGTGTTGGCAAAACTGCCAGATGCGCCGTCCGGGGTGAAGGGTATTTCTTTGTTCATCGTGCCCAAATTCCTGGTCAACGATGACGGCAGCCTGGGCAAGCGTAATGACGTGTTGCTGGCCGGGTTATTTCACAAGATGGGCTGGCGCGGTACAACGTCAACGGCTCTGAATTTTGGCGACAACGGTGAGTGCATCGGTTACTTGGTGGGGAAACCGCATCAAGGCCTGAGCTACATGTTTCAGATGATGAACGAGGCCCGAATCGGCGTCGGCATGGGCGCTGTGATGCTCGGCTACGCCGGTTATTTGTATTCACTGGACTACGCCCGCGAACGACCGCAGGGTCGCCTGCCAGACAGCAAAAATCCGGACACTGCGCCGGTTTCGATCATCCAGCACGCCGACGTCAAACGCATGCTGTTGACGCAAAAAGCTTACGTCGAAGGCGCCTTTGATCTAGGCCTGTACGCCGCGCGCTTGTTCGACGACACGAACACCGGCGAAACCGAAGAGGTTCGAAAACAGGCTCATGAGTTGCTGGATTTACTGACACCTATCGTCAAGTCATGGCCTTCGGAGTTTTGCCTCAAGGCCAACGAACTGGCGATACAGATACTTGGCGGCCACGGCTACACCCGTGAATATCCGGTGGAACAGTACTACCGCGACAACCGTCTGAACCCGATTCATGAAGGCACCCACGGCATTCAATCTTTGGACTTGCTGGGGCGCAAGCTCGCACAAAACGGCGGTGCCGGGCTCAAGCAACTTATTCGGTTGATCACCGACACGGCGGCTCGATCACAGGCTTACGAAGGTTTGACCCCGCTCCGTCAGCCGCTGGAGCAACTGATCGCTCGCCTGCAAATCGTCACCCTTGGCTTACTGACCGATCTGGCCCAAGGAAAAATAAATAGCAGTTTGGCGAATTCAGCGCTGTACCTGAAAGTCTTCGGCCACACCGTCATCGGCTGGCGCTGGCTGGAACAAGCAATTCGTGCAGAGGA
This window contains:
- the putP gene encoding sodium/proline symporter PutP yields the protein MTVSNPTLITFVIYIAAMVLIGLMAYRSTNNLSDYILGGRSLGSVVTALSAGASDMSGWLLMGLPGAIYMSGLSESWIAIGLVAGAYLNWLFVAGRLRVQTEHNGDALTLPDYFTSRFDDKSGVLRIVSAVVILVFFTIYCASGIVAGARLFESTFGLSYETALWAGAAATIAYTFVGGFLAVSWTDTVQATLMIFALILTPIIVLLATGGIDATLLAIEAKDPTHFDMLKNTSLIGIISLMGWGLGYFGQPHILARFMAADSVKSIAKARRISMTWMILCLGGTVAVGFFGIAYFSAHPEFAAPVTENPERVFIELAKLLFNPWIAGVLLSAILAAVMSTLSCQLLVCSSALTEDFYKAFFRKKASDSELVWVGRGMVLLIAVIAIVIASNPDNRVLGLVSYAWAGFGAAFGPVVLISVLWKGMTRNGALAGVLVGTITVVVWKHFALLGLYEIIPGFLFASIAIVVFSLLGKAPTQDMLTRFDAAEKEFKAASL
- the putA gene encoding trifunctional transcriptional regulator/proline dehydrogenase/L-glutamate gamma-semialdehyde dehydrogenase, whose amino-acid sequence is MATTTLGVKLDDATRERLKAAAQSIDRTPHWLIKQAIFNYLEKLEGGATLMELNGLTGKEPDELVDLHADVTHQCFLEFAESILPQSVLRAAITSAYRRPEPEVVPMLLEQARLPAAMAEATQKLAASIAEKLRNQKSATGRAGIVQGLLQEFSLSSQEGVALMCLAEALLRIPDKGTRDALIRDKISTGNWHPHLGNSPSLFVNAATWGLLLTGKLVATHNEAGLTSSLSRIIGKSGEPMIRKGVDMAMRLMGEQFVTGETIAEALANASRFEAKGFRYSYDMLGEAALTERDAQKYLASYEQAIHSIGKASHGRGIYEGPGISIKLSALHPRYSRAQYERVMDELYPRLLSLTLLAKHYDIGLNIDAEEADRLELSLDLLERLCFEPQLTGWNGIGFVIQAYQKRCPYVIDYVIDLARRSRHRLMIRLVKGAYWDSEIKRAQVDGLEGYPVYTRKVYTDVSYIACARKLLSVPEVIYPQFATHNAHTLAAIYHIAGQNYYPGQYEFQCLHGMGEPLYEQVVGTVADGKLNRPCRVYAPVGTHETLLAYLVRRLLENGANTSFVNRIADQSISIQELVADPVNSIEQMATQEGGFGLPHPRIPLPRDLYGPDRANSSGIDLANEHRLASLSSALLATAHNDWKAGPMLGSPASIGTFAPVLNPSDLRDVVGHVQEADLEDVDNAIQCALNAAPIWQATPPAERAAILERAADLMEGEIQPLMGLLAREAGKTFANAIAEVREAVDFLRYYAVQARNDFTNDAHRPLGPVVCISPWNFPLAIFSGQVAAALAAGNPVLAKPAEQTPLIAAQAVRLLLEAGIPEGVVQLLPGRGETVGARLVGDDRIKGVMFTGSTEVARLLQRNIAGRLDAQGRPIPLIAETGGQNAMIVDSSALTEQVVTDVVSSAFDSAGQRCSALRVLCLQEDSADRVIEMLKGAMAECRLGNPERLSVDIGPVIDAEAKDGIEKHIQAMRDKGRSVYQVAIADSDEIKRGTYVTPTLIELESFDELQREIFGPVLHVVRYKRKELDLLIGQINASGYGLTLGVHTRIDETIAKVIDNVNAGNVYVNRNIVGAVVGVQPFGGEGLSGTGPKAGGPLYLYRLLSTRPVDAIEQSFARGDALTAPNTQMRDAMSKPLKALKTWADSQRQESLGILCNKFAEQSQSGITRVLTGPTGERNSYSLLPREHVLCLAENEADLLTQLAAVLAVGSTAVWPDSDLSKTLRTRLPKEVQGRIQPVADWNKDEVVIDAVLHHGDSDQLQAVCQHIAKREGAIVGVHGLSHGETNIALERLVIERALSVNTAAAGGNASLMTIG
- a CDS encoding putative bifunctional diguanylate cyclase/phosphodiesterase; its protein translation is MIWVPIKGPDGKLLGALLVAHHLTQAGLSSAQKYVLQTHAVQLAHELYPTNGDGTLERTSGHLMERLRLLESVVVHAKDAILITEAEPLDTPGPRIVYCNAAFTATTGYSEAEVLGLTPRILHCDNTNRETLDQIRTALEGWQPVEVELLNKRRDGSEFWVQLSIVPVANERGWFTHWISVQRDISERKEAEKLAYQAHVILAEKNALEIRLVERQQIEKELSYAASHDALTQLNNRAFIMARLSQVFEQRYLNGQPHATVLFMDLDRFKLVNDSLGHRTGDLLLSAVARRLEQCLRPSEILSRFGGDEFVLLVEGELAAADAAALAMRIIDQLQAPLHVSGQDIFTACSIGIVSINKSHETPEELLRDADVAMYTAKSKGGGQYALFDHSMREKAIETLSLQSALKQAIARNEFVLHYQPIYDLQTGNLKAVEALIRWNNPQRGLVRPDLFIPFAEEIGAIQQIGYWVMSEACRQLQEWRNKYPEMDLQLNVNVSGRELKYSGFVAQLEHVLTSTHFPADRLQIEVTENIFLHEPEAIGLILEKVREMGVRVALDDFGTGYSSLAYIDRYPIDAIKIDRSFVSRMMTHNRTLAIVQSILWLGRKLGFDITAEGIETTEQLERLKELRCPSAQGYLLAYPMPPDQLAELLAAQR
- a CDS encoding acyl-CoA dehydrogenase; translation: MSEMLLSSRNLAFELYEVLDAEALTQRERFAEHNRETFDAAIGTARTIAEKFFAPHNRKGDENEPRYENGEAVLIPEVKPAVDAFLEAGFLNAARSFEAGGMQLPTLLSQACFAHFQSANAASTSYPFLTMGAANLIESFGNDEQKQRFLQPMIDGRFFGTMALTEPHAGSSLSDIRTKAEPAADGTYRLRGNKIFISGGDHPLSENIVHMVLAKLPDAPSGVKGISLFIVPKFLVNDDGSLGKRNDVLLAGLFHKMGWRGTTSTALNFGDNGECIGYLVGKPHQGLSYMFQMMNEARIGVGMGAVMLGYAGYLYSLDYARERPQGRLPDSKNPDTAPVSIIQHADVKRMLLTQKAYVEGAFDLGLYAARLFDDTNTGETEEVRKQAHELLDLLTPIVKSWPSEFCLKANELAIQILGGHGYTREYPVEQYYRDNRLNPIHEGTHGIQSLDLLGRKLAQNGGAGLKQLIRLITDTAARSQAYEGLTPLRQPLEQLIARLQIVTLGLLTDLAQGKINSSLANSALYLKVFGHTVIGWRWLEQAIRAEEGLAKGNEADESFYKGKLQAARYFLTWEVPGCHHELAILEARDDTCLSMRADWF